One part of the Tenacibaculum sp. 190130A14a genome encodes these proteins:
- a CDS encoding pyridoxal phosphate-dependent aminotransferase — MIQFANRLNTVQEYYFSKKLKEVRQLISEGKPIINLGIGSPDLQPPQPVIKAIQDSLFEEGAHKYQSYQGLPEFRNAVSKFYQEKYQVSINPENEVLPLMGSKEGIMHISLALLNEGDEVLIPNPGYPTYSSVTNLIGAKSVYYELDALNQWQPNFEELAQRDLSKVKLMWVNYPHMPTGTKALKDTYEQLIAFGKKHKIIIVNDNPYSFILNNEPKSILQVDGAKDIALELNSLSKSFNMAGWRVGKLIGNPTFLNEVLKVKTQMDSGMFYGIQKGAIKALELENDWFETQNKIYEARQQLVFELAERLECSFDRNTSGMFVWAKLQNEKKSEEMINDLLYNKHLFVAPGTVFGTQGEGYIRFSLCVSEEKIKEAISRV, encoded by the coding sequence TTTTCAAAGAAACTAAAAGAAGTACGTCAATTAATTTCAGAAGGGAAACCTATTATTAATTTAGGGATTGGAAGTCCAGATTTACAACCTCCACAACCCGTTATTAAGGCAATACAAGATAGTTTATTTGAAGAAGGAGCACACAAATACCAAAGCTACCAAGGACTACCTGAATTTAGAAACGCTGTATCTAAATTCTACCAAGAAAAATATCAGGTTTCGATAAATCCAGAAAACGAAGTACTTCCTCTCATGGGAAGTAAAGAAGGAATTATGCATATTTCTTTAGCCTTGTTAAATGAAGGAGATGAAGTATTAATTCCAAATCCTGGATATCCAACCTATAGTTCGGTAACCAATTTAATTGGAGCCAAATCGGTATACTATGAGTTAGATGCATTAAATCAATGGCAACCCAATTTTGAAGAATTAGCACAACGAGATTTAAGTAAAGTGAAATTAATGTGGGTAAACTATCCACATATGCCTACTGGTACAAAAGCTTTAAAAGATACCTATGAGCAATTAATAGCTTTTGGTAAAAAACATAAAATTATTATTGTAAATGATAATCCATATAGTTTTATCCTCAACAATGAACCTAAAAGTATTTTACAGGTAGATGGTGCTAAAGACATTGCTTTAGAATTAAACTCATTGAGTAAGTCATTTAACATGGCGGGTTGGAGAGTTGGTAAACTCATTGGAAATCCAACATTTTTAAATGAAGTACTCAAGGTAAAAACGCAAATGGATTCTGGAATGTTTTACGGAATTCAAAAAGGAGCCATAAAAGCGTTAGAATTAGAAAATGACTGGTTTGAAACTCAAAACAAAATTTACGAAGCACGTCAACAACTAGTTTTTGAACTAGCTGAAAGGTTAGAATGTAGTTTCGACAGAAATACCTCAGGAATGTTTGTTTGGGCAAAACTTCAAAATGAAAAAAAATCAGAAGAAATGATTAACGACTTATTATACAACAAACATCTTTTTGTAGCACCAGGAACCGTTTTTGGAACGCAAGGAGAAGGATATATTCGTTTTTCACTATGTGTATCTGAAGAAAAAATTAAAGAAGCAATTAGTAGAGTGTAA